The following coding sequences are from one Malaciobacter pacificus window:
- a CDS encoding DbpA RNA binding domain-containing protein, translated as MTRIELPKDAIGKINSMDFCSYVAVEKQYLDKALNGLSKNKIKGKYFRVFEK; from the coding sequence ATTACTAGAATAGAACTTCCAAAAGATGCTATAGGAAAGATAAACTCTATGGACTTTTGCTCTTATGTAGCAGTTGAAAAACAGTATCTAGATAAAGCCCTAAATGGACTTAGCAAGAATAAGATTAAAGGTAAGTATTTTAGAGTTTTTGAGAAGTAA
- a CDS encoding putative toxin-antitoxin system toxin component, PIN family, translated as MKIVLDTNVLVSALFSQNGSSNKVLIWLFENSKKVNVISNTLVSEYTDVLLREENLKQYANLSKADIEMFLDDICLISYHQNINFLWRPFLKDIKDDMVLEVAFNSSANYIVTNNTKDFKNVEKNFNIKVVTTKEFLEII; from the coding sequence ATGAAAATAGTTTTAGATACAAATGTCTTAGTCTCAGCACTTTTTTCTCAAAATGGTTCATCAAATAAAGTTTTGATTTGGCTTTTTGAAAATAGCAAAAAAGTAAATGTTATATCAAATACATTAGTTAGTGAATATACTGATGTATTACTAAGAGAAGAAAATTTAAAACAATATGCAAATTTATCTAAAGCAGATATTGAAATGTTTTTGGATGATATTTGTTTGATTTCATATCATCAAAACATAAATTTTTTATGGAGACCTTTTTTAAAGGACATAAAAGATGATATGGTTTTAGAAGTTGCATTTAATTCTAGTGCAAATTATATAGTTACAAATAATACTAAAGATTTTAAAAATGTAGAGAAAAACTTTAATATTAAAGTTGTAACTACAAAAGAATTTTTAGAAATTATATAG
- a CDS encoding CopG family transcriptional regulator, translating into MNYSLRIPDYYKEELENLKGNTSMNQFIVNAIAEKISALKTVSELEKRAKKGSREHALKILRNAPDVEAKEDN; encoded by the coding sequence ATGAATTATTCTCTTAGAATTCCAGATTATTATAAGGAAGAATTAGAAAATTTAAAAGGTAATACATCTATGAATCAATTCATAGTAAATGCTATTGCAGAAAAAATTTCTGCACTTAAGACTGTTTCTGAGTTAGAAAAAAGAGCAAAAAAAGGTTCAAGAGAACACGCTTTAAAAATATTGAGAAATGCTCCCGATGTAGAAGCAAAAGAAGATAATTAG
- the dbpA gene encoding ATP-dependent RNA helicase DbpA — MDFNKLGLEDSFLKNLQSLNFKEMTKIQELSLPIALQNKDVVAKAKTGSGKTVAFGIPLVNKLDVKKFKIQSLVLAPTRELANQIALEIRKLSRHIHNVKVLTLTGGVPFKPQVASLYHGAHIIVGTPGRVLKHIDEDNINFENLNTLVLDEADKMLDMGFYEDISKIIDALPKNRQSMLFSATYEENIEKLANDILNSPTFVEIEDEQKVKITQKFYECDESIKTSLIPSIISSNAAKTTLIFCNMKIKCDELADDLDKLGLDVLTLHSDLEQRDRDEIITIFANKSYPILIATDVASRGLHIDDIDLVINYDLARDEKVHTHRIGRTARAGKGGVAISLYTQDDDDKVQDLKECFDDIIEDNIENIHDNPDFKIDSEYRSIFINGGKKHKLRAGDILGALTASIGLPKDAIGKINSMDFCSYVAVEKQYLDKALNGLSKNKIKGKYFRVFEK; from the coding sequence TTGGATTTTAATAAACTTGGCTTAGAAGATAGCTTTTTAAAAAATCTTCAATCTCTAAACTTCAAAGAGATGACAAAGATTCAAGAGCTATCACTACCAATAGCTTTACAAAACAAAGACGTGGTAGCAAAAGCTAAGACTGGTTCTGGTAAAACTGTAGCCTTTGGAATACCTCTTGTTAATAAACTTGATGTTAAAAAGTTTAAAATCCAATCACTAGTATTAGCTCCAACAAGAGAGTTAGCAAATCAAATCGCACTAGAGATTAGAAAACTATCAAGACATATTCACAATGTAAAAGTTTTAACTCTTACAGGTGGAGTTCCTTTTAAACCTCAAGTTGCTTCACTATATCATGGTGCTCATATCATAGTAGGAACTCCAGGGAGAGTTTTAAAACACATTGATGAAGATAATATCAACTTTGAAAATCTAAACACACTAGTACTAGATGAAGCTGATAAGATGCTTGATATGGGATTTTATGAAGATATTAGTAAAATCATAGATGCACTTCCTAAAAATAGACAATCTATGCTATTTTCAGCAACTTATGAAGAAAATATCGAAAAACTAGCAAACGACATACTAAACAGCCCTACTTTTGTAGAAATTGAAGATGAACAAAAAGTAAAAATCACTCAAAAGTTTTATGAGTGTGATGAGAGTATAAAAACATCACTAATACCTTCAATCATCTCTTCAAATGCTGCAAAAACTACGCTGATATTTTGTAATATGAAAATCAAGTGTGATGAACTAGCTGATGATTTAGATAAGCTTGGACTTGATGTACTTACACTTCACTCTGATTTAGAACAGCGTGATAGAGATGAAATCATCACAATCTTTGCAAACAAATCATACCCGATACTAATAGCAACAGATGTAGCCTCAAGAGGACTTCATATAGATGATATAGACTTAGTCATCAACTATGATTTAGCAAGGGATGAAAAAGTACACACACATAGAATAGGACGTACTGCAAGAGCAGGAAAAGGTGGAGTTGCAATCTCACTTTATACTCAAGATGATGACGATAAAGTGCAAGACCTAAAAGAGTGTTTTGATGATATTATTGAAGATAATATAGAAAATATCCACGATAACCCTGATTTTAAAATTGATAGTGAATATAGAAGTATATTTATAAATGGTGGGAAAAAACACAAACTAAGAGCTGGTGATATACTAGGAGCTCTAACTGCTAGTATTGGTCTTCCAAAAGATGCCATAGGAAAGATAAACTCTATGGACTTTTGCTCTTATGTAGCAGTTGAAAAACAGTATTTAGATAAAGCACTAAATGGACTTAGCAAGAATAAGATTAAAGGTAAGTATTTTAGAGTTTTTGAGAAATAA
- a CDS encoding glutamine amidotransferase, translated as MKKLYIFKVGNTFANTKETLGDFDDWIKNFIYTNSIIETIDIINNQKLPDFDNTLGVIITGSHAMVTDNLKWSLDTEEWIRKASLKDIPILGICYGHQLIAKALGGVVQNNPNGKEIGTVYICKTKEIENDLLFNNMPDTFFANVTHMQSVLQLPKGSKVLGFNDHDKHQIVRFTNLIWGVQFHPEFNSNIMKSYIEEQKNELITFGFNIDELLEKVNETSYSNQLLQRFVKLLK; from the coding sequence ATGAAAAAACTTTATATTTTTAAAGTAGGAAATACATTTGCAAATACAAAAGAGACTTTAGGTGATTTTGATGATTGGATTAAAAACTTTATTTATACAAACTCAATAATAGAAACTATTGACATAATAAATAATCAAAAACTACCTGACTTTGATAATACTTTAGGAGTAATTATTACTGGTTCTCATGCTATGGTTACTGATAATTTAAAATGGAGTTTAGATACTGAAGAATGGATTAGAAAGGCTTCACTAAAAGATATTCCTATTCTTGGAATTTGTTATGGGCATCAATTAATAGCTAAAGCATTAGGGGGAGTAGTTCAAAATAATCCAAATGGAAAAGAAATAGGTACAGTTTATATTTGTAAAACTAAGGAAATTGAAAACGACTTACTTTTTAATAATATGCCCGATACTTTTTTTGCAAATGTAACTCATATGCAAAGTGTATTACAACTACCAAAAGGTTCAAAAGTATTAGGTTTTAATGATCATGACAAACACCAAATTGTTAGATTTACAAATTTAATTTGGGGAGTTCAGTTTCATCCTGAATTTAATTCAAATATTATGAAATCTTATATTGAAGAACAAAAAAATGAACTAATCACCTTTGGTTTCAATATAGATGAACTTTTAGAAAAAGTTAACGAAACTAGTTATTCAAATCAGTTATTACAGAGGTTTGTTAAGTTACTAAAATAA
- the selD gene encoding selenide, water dikinase SelD, which produces MNDEYKLTKFVKAAGUAAKLGPGDLKQSIISLVPCDNDILVGFDSSDDSSVYKLDDEKALVQTLDFITPVVDDPYVYGKIAAANSLSDIFAMGATVKTALNIVGFDRANHGTEVLKEMLRGGNEKIQECGGLLMGGHTIEAPEMFYGLSVSGLVHPNKIYRNNTAKIGHVLVLTKPVGMGVLTTAIKRDLLNESTKNEAVKVMETLNYIPSKLLRKYDISSCTDITGFGLLGHALECTNDFTSFAINCGHVPVMADAQNLADEGVIPGGTKKNMKHLKDKTTIMCPTSDCYTMYCDAQTSGGLLIAMDANDAKEYIKEVEDLTYGYASIIGEVIPRGATPIIIH; this is translated from the coding sequence ATGAACGACGAATATAAATTAACCAAGTTTGTCAAAGCTGCTGGTTGAGCTGCTAAATTGGGTCCGGGTGATCTTAAACAAAGTATTATTAGCTTAGTACCATGCGACAATGACATACTTGTAGGTTTTGATAGTAGTGATGACTCATCGGTTTATAAACTTGATGATGAAAAAGCACTAGTACAAACACTTGATTTTATTACGCCAGTTGTGGATGATCCCTATGTTTATGGGAAAATTGCAGCTGCAAATTCACTATCAGATATATTTGCTATGGGAGCAACAGTAAAGACTGCCCTAAATATCGTAGGATTTGATAGAGCTAACCATGGAACAGAAGTATTAAAAGAGATGCTTCGAGGTGGAAATGAAAAGATTCAAGAGTGTGGAGGTCTGCTAATGGGTGGACACACTATTGAAGCACCTGAGATGTTTTATGGACTTTCAGTTAGTGGGCTTGTTCATCCTAATAAAATATATAGAAATAATACTGCAAAAATAGGACATGTATTAGTTCTTACAAAACCTGTTGGAATGGGTGTTTTAACTACTGCTATAAAACGTGATTTATTAAATGAATCTACGAAAAATGAAGCAGTAAAAGTTATGGAAACACTAAACTACATACCATCAAAACTTCTTAGAAAGTATGATATAAGTTCTTGTACAGATATCACAGGATTTGGACTTCTTGGGCATGCTTTAGAGTGTACAAATGATTTCACATCATTTGCTATTAATTGCGGTCATGTTCCAGTGATGGCTGATGCTCAAAACCTAGCAGATGAAGGTGTAATCCCAGGTGGAACAAAAAAGAATATGAAACACCTAAAAGATAAAACTACTATCATGTGTCCTACGAGTGATTGTTATACTATGTACTGTGATGCTCAAACATCAGGAGGACTTTTAATAGCTATGGATGCAAATGATGCAAAAGAGTACATAAAAGAAGTGGAAGACTTAACTTATGGTTATGCTTCAATTATTGGGGAAGTAATCCCTAGAGGTGCTACACCTATTATAATACATTAA
- a CDS encoding transglutaminase domain-containing protein — translation MERRTFLKTTSLVCSAAVIAPNIALANTKTNPFGIKEGFRKFSITNNYELPKSDELAQVWIPVPLDSEYQKLVDIKYEGNFSEAKIVQNDYDTKVLYVTWKKGTEKPVVNVTFDVLSNQTFKDLSKAKNDTNYSAEIKKYLEPTKHIPVTEKITALANDITKDAKTPLEKAQAIYDWTVTTMYRDNSVVGCGIGDAGKSLEEKIYGGKCTDISSVFVALLRNAGIPSREVFGIRAGKSKISKVCGKADDNGFAKITGGQHCRAEFFIAGLGWVPADPADVTKVRLGEDLTNESEKTIQTKNFMFGAWEMNWVAFNYARDFVLNPKPTQYPLNMLGYPYAEIGEDAQDYYNAKAFAYSYTSTERA, via the coding sequence ATGGAAAGAAGAACATTTCTTAAAACTACATCTTTAGTTTGTAGTGCTGCTGTTATTGCACCTAATATTGCTTTAGCTAATACAAAAACTAATCCTTTTGGAATTAAAGAAGGATTTAGAAAATTCTCAATTACAAATAATTATGAATTACCCAAAAGTGATGAGTTAGCTCAAGTTTGGATACCAGTTCCATTAGATTCAGAGTATCAAAAACTAGTTGATATCAAATATGAAGGAAACTTTAGTGAAGCTAAAATTGTACAAAATGATTACGACACAAAAGTTTTATATGTAACTTGGAAAAAAGGAACTGAAAAACCAGTTGTAAATGTAACTTTTGATGTATTATCAAATCAAACATTTAAAGATTTATCAAAAGCTAAAAATGATACAAACTATTCAGCTGAAATAAAAAAATATTTAGAGCCAACAAAACATATTCCAGTTACAGAAAAAATCACTGCTTTAGCAAATGATATTACAAAAGATGCTAAAACTCCACTTGAAAAAGCACAAGCTATTTATGATTGGACAGTTACTACAATGTACAGAGATAACTCAGTTGTAGGTTGTGGTATTGGTGATGCTGGAAAATCTTTAGAAGAGAAGATTTATGGTGGAAAATGTACAGATATTAGTTCAGTATTTGTTGCACTTTTAAGAAATGCTGGAATTCCTTCTAGAGAAGTATTTGGAATTAGAGCAGGTAAATCTAAGATTTCTAAAGTTTGTGGAAAAGCTGATGATAATGGTTTTGCAAAAATTACTGGTGGTCAACACTGTAGAGCAGAATTCTTTATAGCTGGTCTTGGTTGGGTTCCTGCTGATCCTGCAGATGTTACAAAAGTAAGATTAGGTGAAGATTTAACTAATGAATCAGAAAAAACAATTCAAACTAAAAATTTCATGTTTGGTGCTTGGGAAATGAACTGGGTTGCATTTAACTATGCTAGAGATTTTGTATTAAATCCAAAACCAACTCAATACCCATTAAATATGTTAGGTTATCCATATGCAGAAATTGGAGAAGATGCACAAGACTATTATAATGCAAAAGCTTTTGCATATAGTTATACTTCTACTGAGAGAGCATGA
- a CDS encoding heavy-metal-associated domain-containing protein: protein MKIFLSLLLLSSILFAEKISIFKVEGMHCPLCTTAVKKAVRKLDGVQKASARLNNKEVKVIYDETKVSINDILKAIKTTSYEGIEISTNNHTK from the coding sequence ATGAAAATATTTTTATCACTTTTATTACTATCTTCTATTTTATTTGCAGAAAAAATTTCTATTTTCAAAGTTGAGGGGATGCACTGTCCTTTATGTACAACTGCTGTTAAAAAAGCTGTAAGAAAATTAGATGGAGTACAAAAAGCTAGTGCAAGATTAAATAACAAAGAAGTAAAAGTTATCTATGATGAAACAAAAGTTTCAATAAATGATATTTTAAAAGCAATAAAAACAACTTCATACGAAGGTATCGAAATATCTACAAACAATCATACAAAGTAG
- a CDS encoding response regulator — translation MSNKDLNILHNFNVLYLEDDKSLLKHTTDVLEDFVNKIYSVENTKEALDVLLNKKVDVIISDILLENENGIDFLKYLKEKDINIPTILTTAHTDTNYLLEAIKLKVENYIVKPINIKELLNSLHDVLLPVVQEKEIRKNENVIKTISAITDSKQVDIVKYIINNLDVDNQFIASYSDIMEKFSISKPTLIKLFKELAQKEILVKTQHKTYRFNESALENI, via the coding sequence ATGAGCAATAAAGATTTAAATATTTTACATAATTTTAATGTTTTATATCTAGAGGATGATAAAAGTTTATTAAAGCATACAACTGATGTCTTAGAAGATTTTGTGAATAAAATCTATTCTGTTGAAAATACTAAAGAGGCTTTAGACGTTTTATTAAATAAAAAAGTCGATGTAATTATATCTGATATATTACTTGAAAATGAAAATGGAATTGATTTCTTAAAATATTTAAAAGAGAAAGATATAAACATTCCTACTATTTTGACAACAGCTCACACAGATACCAACTATTTACTTGAAGCAATAAAATTAAAAGTTGAAAACTATATTGTAAAGCCTATAAATATAAAAGAACTATTAAATAGTTTACATGATGTTTTGCTTCCAGTAGTTCAAGAAAAAGAGATAAGGAAAAATGAAAATGTAATTAAAACAATATCAGCTATAACAGATAGTAAGCAAGTTGATATTGTAAAATACATTATAAATAATTTAGATGTTGATAATCAATTTATCGCTTCATATAGTGATATTATGGAAAAGTTTTCTATATCAAAACCAACGTTAATAAAACTTTTTAAAGAATTAGCTCAAAAAGAGATCTTAGTAAAAACACAACATAAAACTTATAGATTTAATGAAAGTGCCTTAGAAAATATTTAA
- a CDS encoding sensor histidine kinase, translating into MKNSFNKITSYFDNLKFSYKTSFLVFIIAGGMISIIILFQISIFTIKQDFDVLFDKRTTSLIKLENIKDTYKVNIQETLKDLENKNLSYKQAKEVLQLGEQLINKNWNDYKKINILEQDNLISNFIKKFMLENQASNENKILKDSIMNNIDKKMITIKSILNSLDTSKKYFSEINLQVNGLNIYITSLINYDLSIALNEKRKTDKIFNIIIIFSFITIFFVFLFSIFLTLFIINNFKKLHNSLEQKVEDKTKELTELNNYLEIKISKEVAQNRKKDMIMTQQAKLASMGEMLNNIAHQWRQPLGSITMIIQSFQTKMNMGKLTYDFVEDKVNDALLLADNMSTTLDDFKNFFNPDKSKSSFDLRKCIEHSIELSKYILTKENIHIELSMKKDIKINSYYNELSHVFLNLISNSKDALATNVDKNDRIIKIVVSKYKNEAIINIIDNGGGIPKEVISKVFEPYYTTKYKSAGTGIGLYMSKQIIERHMNGAISCKNINHKIKNDKNYKCTLFTIKLPIENDNNEEINEQ; encoded by the coding sequence ATGAAAAATAGCTTTAATAAAATCACAAGTTATTTTGACAACCTAAAATTTTCTTATAAAACCTCTTTTTTAGTTTTTATTATAGCTGGGGGTATGATTTCTATTATTATACTTTTTCAAATATCTATTTTTACAATCAAACAAGATTTTGATGTTTTATTTGATAAAAGAACAACTTCACTTATAAAACTAGAAAATATAAAAGATACTTACAAGGTAAACATTCAAGAAACACTAAAAGACTTAGAGAATAAAAATCTATCTTACAAACAAGCAAAAGAGGTTTTACAATTAGGTGAACAACTTATTAATAAAAACTGGAATGACTATAAAAAAATAAATATTTTAGAACAAGATAATCTAATATCTAATTTTATCAAAAAATTTATGTTAGAAAATCAAGCATCAAATGAAAATAAAATCTTGAAAGATAGTATTATGAATAATATCGATAAAAAGATGATTACTATCAAAAGTATTTTAAATAGTTTAGACACTTCTAAAAAATATTTTTCTGAGATAAATTTACAAGTAAATGGTTTAAATATTTATATTACAAGTTTAATTAACTATGATTTATCTATAGCTTTAAATGAAAAAAGGAAAACTGATAAAATTTTTAATATTATTATCATTTTTTCATTTATAACGATTTTCTTCGTGTTTTTATTCTCTATTTTCTTAACACTGTTTATTATCAACAACTTTAAAAAACTACACAATTCATTGGAGCAAAAAGTTGAAGATAAAACTAAAGAGTTAACAGAACTAAATAACTATTTAGAGATAAAAATTTCTAAAGAAGTTGCTCAAAATAGAAAAAAAGATATGATAATGACCCAACAAGCAAAGCTTGCAAGTATGGGTGAAATGCTAAATAATATTGCCCACCAATGGAGACAGCCACTTGGTTCAATAACGATGATTATTCAAAGTTTCCAAACTAAAATGAATATGGGAAAATTAACTTATGATTTTGTGGAAGATAAAGTAAATGATGCCCTACTTTTAGCAGATAATATGTCAACAACACTAGATGATTTTAAAAACTTTTTCAATCCTGATAAATCAAAAAGCAGTTTTGATTTAAGAAAATGCATCGAACACTCAATTGAACTTTCAAAATATATATTAACAAAAGAGAATATTCATATTGAACTTAGTATGAAAAAAGATATTAAAATAAATAGTTACTATAATGAGCTATCACATGTTTTTTTAAATCTTATCTCAAATTCAAAAGATGCTTTAGCTACTAATGTTGACAAAAATGATAGAATTATAAAAATTGTAGTAAGTAAATACAAAAATGAAGCTATTATAAATATTATTGATAATGGTGGAGGAATACCTAAAGAGGTTATTTCAAAAGTTTTCGAGCCATATTATACAACAAAGTATAAAAGTGCTGGAACAGGTATTGGATTGTATATGTCAAAACAGATTATTGAAAGACATATGAATGGTGCAATTTCTTGTAAAAATATTAATCATAAAATTAAAAATGATAAAAACTATAAATGTACTTTATTTACTATAAAACTACCAATAGAAAATGACAATAACGAGGAAATAAATGAGCAATAA
- a CDS encoding ABC transporter substrate-binding protein encodes MLKRVPIIIFILLIFFYYFKDDVFTSKEIKIGSSLPKTGITKDWGKSVVNGANAYFKFANENKILGDKTIKFITYDDKYEPELTQENIKRLVYKEDIYALFGLVGTPTVKSILPILEDNHIPLFAPFTGASFLRDTRNENIINFRTSYQNEIETIIEYLYKKKNLTKFAVFYQNDDYGEEGYVSIIQSLEKRKLSLSAEGTYKRNTLSISHAFNEIKDAKPEVIMLIGANRANALFIKKAKENDDFKNTFFCTISFGDANATINELKKLNSDTSNLLFSQVVPHYDNTNIEEIKQYQKLMKKYYPNEELGFISLEAFLAAKVLVNSLNRIKGERTRDKLVLTLKTTYKSLFDGIDIQYKNNQLLNKVYLFEYDNKFKEIDYEK; translated from the coding sequence AGATGATGTTTTCACAAGTAAAGAGATAAAAATTGGTTCTTCCTTACCTAAAACAGGTATTACAAAAGATTGGGGGAAATCAGTTGTTAATGGTGCAAATGCTTATTTTAAATTTGCTAATGAAAATAAAATACTTGGTGATAAAACTATAAAATTTATCACTTATGATGATAAATATGAACCTGAACTAACTCAAGAAAATATAAAAAGACTTGTTTATAAAGAGGATATTTATGCTCTTTTTGGATTAGTTGGAACGCCAACAGTTAAATCAATTTTACCAATTCTTGAAGACAATCATATACCTCTTTTTGCACCTTTTACTGGAGCTTCATTTTTAAGAGATACTCGCAATGAAAATATAATTAATTTTAGAACTTCATATCAAAATGAAATTGAAACAATAATTGAATACTTATATAAAAAGAAAAACTTAACTAAATTTGCAGTTTTTTATCAAAATGATGATTATGGTGAAGAAGGTTATGTATCTATAATTCAATCCTTAGAAAAAAGAAAACTTAGTTTAAGTGCTGAGGGAACATATAAAAGAAATACCTTATCTATAAGTCATGCTTTTAATGAGATAAAAGATGCCAAACCTGAAGTTATAATGCTTATTGGGGCTAATAGAGCTAATGCACTTTTTATAAAAAAAGCAAAAGAGAATGATGATTTTAAAAATACATTTTTTTGTACAATATCGTTTGGAGATGCTAATGCTACAATTAATGAGTTGAAAAAACTTAATTCAGACACATCAAATCTTCTTTTTTCTCAAGTTGTACCTCACTATGACAATACAAATATAGAAGAGATTAAACAATATCAAAAACTAATGAAAAAATACTATCCAAATGAAGAGTTAGGATTTATATCACTTGAAGCTTTTTTAGCAGCAAAAGTATTAGTAAATTCACTTAATAGAATTAAAGGAGAAAGAACAAGAGATAAATTAGTTCTTACTTTAAAAACTACATATAAAAGTTTATTTGATGGTATAGATATACAATATAAAAACAATCAGCTTTTAAATAAAGTATATTTGTTTGAATACGATAATAAATTTAAAGAGATAGATTATGAAAAATAG